TAGGGCTTGGTCGTTTGGATACCGCCAAAGCCCGGGGCTAAGATGAGAGATACAATTCATTTCAAACGCATTGAAACTGATTTGTTTGGGTGTCTTACTCATTGTTGCTCCTTTTAGATTTTGCCAAATGTGATTTTGGCATCGTTTGGTTTTTGGTTTTGTCAGGTTTTGGCAAAACCTAGAAGCGCATTCTATCGTAAAAAATGTAAAAACACAATATGTGTTTGCAAAAAAATAGCAAAATTTTTGATTTTTTGTAAAAAACACAATATGTGTTTGTGATTTTGCAGATTTTGGAGAGATTTGGACTTTATCAAATAAAAAAGTCTAAATAATAAAAATTATCCACTTATTATTTCTTTTTAGGTAGCATTTGCGCTTCAAATCTTAAGCAAATCTAAATTTGCGCAAAAGATTTGCAAAACAACTTACAACAACTAAAGGAGAACAAATGGCAACAATACTAGCAGGACAAATGCTAAAAAAAGGTTTTATGATGTTTGGTGTGATTGTGGCGAGTGCGCTTATGTGCTCTAGCTTTGCAAGTGATTTGCAAAAGCAGGCAAAAGACTTAGGATTAGCACCACTACCCAAAAACCAAAAAGAAGTAGATGCTATCTTGCAACAAAATGGCATAAAATCTAGCCCATTTAGCAAAGCAAAAGCAGAGCTAGGCAAAAAGCTATATTTCGAGCCACGACTAAGCAAAAGCGGGCTTATCTCGTGCAACACCTGCCACAATCTAGGCACAGCAGGGATAGACGGCGTAGAAGCAGCGATAGGACACAAATGGAGCTCAAATCCTCATCATCTAAATTCCCCCACCGTGTATAACTCCGTGCTAAATGCCACGCAGTTTTGGGATGGGAGGGCAAAAGACCTAAAAGAGCAAGCAAAAGGACCTATCCAAGACAATGCAGAAATGGCACTTCCCCAAAAGCTAGCCGTTCAAAAAATCGCTTCCATAGATGAATATGTCAATGAGTTTAAAAAAATCTATGCCGATGGCGTAACATTTGATAATATCGCTGATGCGATTGCAAACTTTGAGCGAACTTTGCTTACGCCATCTCGTTTTGATGAGTTTTTGCGCGGCAAAAGCAGTGCGCTAAATGCGCAAGAAAAAGAGGGCTTAAAGCTGTTTATGGATTTGGGCTGTGCTTCTTGCCACAATGGAGTAAATCTAGGTGGCTCTATGCAGGCTTTTGAAGTGGTAGAAAAGTATAAACACCGCTTAGTTGGGGATTTTAGGGGCGATAAAGACGGGCTAGTAAAAGCTCCTACTTTGCGAAATGTAGAGCAGACTGCGCCGTATTTCCACAATGGTGCGATTTGGAGTTTGCAAGAAGCGATAAAAGAGATGGGCAAAATCCAGCTTGGCGTGTCAATAGATGATAAGCAAGCCAAAGATATAGAAGCGTTTTTGCGCACTCTTACGGGCAAAAAACCTGTGATAATCTACCCACAACTACCCGATTCTACACCAAAGACACCCAAACCACAAGTGTAGATAGATTTCATTTTGTTTCATAGCCTTACTCACGCCTTGCCTTGCATAAAATTTACATAAAGATTTTGTGTGAATGCAAGGCGGGCGCGTATCGTGGTGTCGATTTTTGCGCAAAACCTCTAGCAAAATCAACAAGACTTGCAATTTTGCATAATCTCGCAAAATCTAACTTATCTAACTTGCCCAGCCTCCCAAACTTCTTTTATAAAACTTCATAGCAATCTTTTTAAGTCTTTTTTCATAACTCCCTTTTCTTAGTTTTTGGCATTGTTTTGATATAATGCGCTTTTTTATTTTGGCTAAATGCTAAACCAAATACGGAGAGTCCAAATGCAAAATCTAAAAGAGAAACTAAACAATGACTTAAAAGAAGCAATGAAGTCAGGGGATACATTTTTGCGTGATACTTTGCGACTGCTAAATGCAGACATAAAGCGCGTAGAAGTAGACACTAGGGCAAGCCTAGATGATAGTGCGATTAGCGACATAATAAAAAAAGCTGCCAAACAGCGACAAGACGCCATAGATGCTTACAAAAAAGGCGGGCGAGATGACTTGCTAGCAAAGGAGCAAAAAGAGCTAGACATCATCACTTCTTATTTGCCTGCACAGCTTAGCGATAGTGAGCTACAATCCAAGCTAGAATCCATAATCAAAGAAGTGGGTGCAACTAGCCCAAAAGATATGGGCAAAGTAATGGCTAGTGCAAAATCCCTAAACGCCGATGGGCGTAGAATCTCACAAATGGTAAAGACACTTTTGGGCTAGATTTAAGGTAAATTTAGCTAGCAATTTTTAAGCAAAATCTACATATAGCCTAAATGCAGCTTGGCAAAATCCAAACACTTACTATCACGCGCTTTAGCCCAAATGGTGCGTATTTGGGCAAAAGCGCGACAAATACAAAATCCACAAATACACAAAAAAGCAAAATATATAAGCAAAAATCTACACAAATCCCCTCAC
This genomic stretch from Helicobacter macacae MIT 99-5501 harbors:
- a CDS encoding GatB/YqeY domain-containing protein, encoding MQNLKEKLNNDLKEAMKSGDTFLRDTLRLLNADIKRVEVDTRASLDDSAISDIIKKAAKQRQDAIDAYKKGGRDDLLAKEQKELDIITSYLPAQLSDSELQSKLESIIKEVGATSPKDMGKVMASAKSLNADGRRISQMVKTLLG
- a CDS encoding cytochrome-c peroxidase, coding for MMFGVIVASALMCSSFASDLQKQAKDLGLAPLPKNQKEVDAILQQNGIKSSPFSKAKAELGKKLYFEPRLSKSGLISCNTCHNLGTAGIDGVEAAIGHKWSSNPHHLNSPTVYNSVLNATQFWDGRAKDLKEQAKGPIQDNAEMALPQKLAVQKIASIDEYVNEFKKIYADGVTFDNIADAIANFERTLLTPSRFDEFLRGKSSALNAQEKEGLKLFMDLGCASCHNGVNLGGSMQAFEVVEKYKHRLVGDFRGDKDGLVKAPTLRNVEQTAPYFHNGAIWSLQEAIKEMGKIQLGVSIDDKQAKDIEAFLRTLTGKKPVIIYPQLPDSTPKTPKPQV